AAAAAAGCGATGAAATCACCCGCGAAGAAAGCGGTAAAGAAAACCGTTGCAAAAAAAGCTGTGCAAAAGGCGGCGGCTCCCAAAACTTCTGCGCGCAAAACTGCTACCAGAAAAGTCAAGTCTGCCCCCGCGCCGGCTCAGAAGGCGGCCCGCTTAAATGAAAAGCTGTTTGCCGCCGCGCGTATTGCAGTGAAAGATTGCATGGATGTGCGGGCGGGTGAAACCGTCACCATCATCACCGATGAAAACAAGCGCAACATCGGTGTGGCGTTGTGGCAGGCCGCAAAAGAATTGGGCGCAGAGGCGATGCTCGCGGAGATGACGCCCCGCTCGCGCAACGGCGAAGAGCCGCCCGCGCCGATTGCCGCGTTGATGGCCGCGAGCAGCGTTGTGCTTTGCCCCACCACCAAATCTCTCACCCACACGGAAGCGCGGCGCCAGGCGTGCGCTCGCGGCGCGCGCATCGCGACGCTGCCGGGCATCACCGAAGACATGATGATCCGCTGCCTGAGCGCCGATTATCAAGCCATTGCCGCGCGCAGCCGCAAGCTTTACGCTGCGGCGCGGCGATCGTTATCCCAAACCCGATACCGGACTCTATCATGAAACGGGAAGCTCCGGCAATCTGCCCGCCGGTGAAACCTTCTTTGCGCCGCTGGAAGGCAGCGCGCAGGGATATATCGTCTTTGAAGCCGCGGTTGCCGGCATCGGCAAGTTGCAGCAAACCATTCATATCGTCGTCCGGGACGGCATGGCCGTTGAGATTACAGGCGGCAGTGAAGCAGAGAAATTGAATGAACTGGTGGACGGTGTCGGGCCGGACGGGCGTAACCTTGCCGAGCTTGGCATTGGCACAAATGATCAAGCGCAAATTACCGGCGTGATTTTGGAAGATGAAAAAGTCATGGGAACCGTTCACTTCGCGCTTGGCGATAACAAATCCATGGGCGGTACGGTCGCTGTATCGAGTCACCTCGATGGCCTAATCTTGCAGCCGACGGTTTATGTCGATGGCCGCATGATCATGGAGGCCGGCAAACTCTTGGTGTAGATGAATCGACTGGAAAAAACAGCGCAGCTTGCGCTCTTCGATTACCTTGAGCTGGAACCCAAGCAGGCGTTGCTCATTGTTGCGGCGCGCGATCAAGCGCCGGCGGCCGGTCTTTTTCGTAAAGTAGCGGAAAAAGCCAAAACTGATGTTTTTGTATTGGAATTGCCCGGCAATCATGACCGGCGCACCCTTCATTCTCTTCTCTCCCGCAATTTTATCAACACCGCAGAAAAGGTTCTGGTATTGGCGCCGCGGTTGGACACGGCAAGCATCAATTGGCTGCGGCAACAAACACGCAGCCGGATTGTGATTTGTCCGGTGATGGAAGCGGCGGCCGTGCTGCGCCGCGTAAACACCGATTTGCGCCGCTTGCGCGAGCGCTGTCGTAAACTCGCCGACATTCTGACCATCGGCAAAACCATCAAAGTGACGAGCAAAGCCGGGGCCGCGCTGGAAATGTCCATTCACCAGCACCGCGGCGTGCTGGAAGCCACACCGCTGCAGAGCGGATTGATGTGCACGAGCATGCCGACCGGTCGCGCTTATATCGCGCCGATTTCGAACACAGTTAACGGCGAACTCATTCTCAACGGCGTGGCCGGCGAGCGCAACTCAAGTTCGGCGATCATCACCATAAAAGTTATGGACGGCAAGATCAAAATGATTCGCGGCGGGAAGGAGGCCATGGCGCTGCGCCGCCGTTTGCGCACCAGCGGAGCCGAGTTGGTTGACAGCAGCGTCGTCAAATCCAAAACCGGCACGGCGCGCACGGTTTTGGAAATCGGTTTTGGCATGAATGAATTTGCGCGTCTCGGCCAATCCGAATTGGAGGATGAAAAAACGCTGGGCACGATTCATCTCGGTTTTGGCCGCCGTCTCGGCTCTGCGAAATTGACCGAAATCGTCGCACGCGGCCTGATCACCGAGCCGACGGTGTCAATCGACAACAGAACAATCATGCAAGACGGCAAATTGATGTTTGAGTGAACGCAAGCATTTTACCCTTTATCGGCAAGCATTTTTTCTCTTAAGAGTCTGGCCTGGTGGATAATTCGCACAACTAACACATCTCTGCCCCAAATCCGAAAGATGATTCGATATGAGCTGACAAGGGCATGCCGGTAAACGAAGCGGGTATAAAATTTTTCACGGATTTTCGAAAATCGCTCAGGAAAATGCTGGAGGGAACTCAAACTTCCGGTAAAACGCTGTTCGAGCTTATCTGCTGCTCTGGGGTTATCTCTGGCAACGTAGTTCAATATTTCAAGAAGATCAATTTTGGCGCGCCTGGCGACGCGAACGCGATACCGTGCGAGCACGCCGAACCTCCTTCAAAACTTCTTCTAGATCCTCAACTTTACCCGCCGCAATATCGGCTTCTCCTGTTGCAATTTGGCGGGCAAGCGCTTCCGTCGCAAGCTCATCAAGGTAGGATTTAGCATCTAAAAGCAAGGCCATCGGCTTACCGTTTTGTGTAATCAGATAGGGCTTGCCAGATCGTCTTGCCTCTGCAACGATTTTGCCCGCTTTGGATTCAAGCTCGGTTATTGAGATCGTACGTTTTTGCAGGATTTCGAGCATGTCCGTAAGCTCCGAATGGTGATATGCTACGGCTATTTTTTTAATGTGGCGCTAATATAAGTAGCCAGTGGCTATCACTCAAGTGATTTCTTGGGTTCAAGCAATACTCGGCGTTTACTAAAACTTGCTTGACATTCTGCTTCCAGCATAAGTATTATCTTGGCGTGATCAAGAAACGAAATAGTTGGAAAGATAGAGCACAAAATTCATCGATGACACCCTGGACGCCCGAGAGCTGGAGAACAAAACCCATCTCACAGCAGCCCGCCTATCCCGATCCGGCACACCTGGAGCGAGTCCTGTCTCAGCTCCGTTCTTATCCGTCGTTGGTTTTTCCCGGAGAAGTCGATTATCTCAAACGCCTGCTCAAAGACGCGGCACAGGGCAAACGCTTTCTGCTGCAAGGCGGCGATTGCGCCGAACGCTTTCAAGATTTCAACAGCCGCGCGATTGCCGATAAATTGAAAATCCTGCTGCAAATGAGTTTGGTGCTGATTTATGGCTTGCGCAAACCGGTGGTGCGCATCGGTCGCATTGCCGGGCAATTTGCCAAGCCGCGCTCGGCCGCCTATGAAACCAGCAACGGCCAGCGCTTACAAGTTTTTCGCGGCGACAGCATCAATTCGTTCGAGCCGAACGTCAAAACCCGTGTTCCGGATCCCGAGCGATTGTTGCAAAGTTATTATCACGCCGCAACCACGATCAATTATATCCGCGCTTTGATCGAAGGCGGATTCGCCGACCTGCATCATCCCGATCACTGGAATTTGGAGTTCATTTCAAAAAGCGATCGCCGCCGGGATTACCGCCGCCTGGTCAAACGCATTCTCGACAGCATTCAATTCATGGAGGCGTTGGGCGGTGTGAAAGCCGAGGTGTTGGGTCGAGTTGATTTTTTCATTTCACACGAAGGCTTGTTACTGGCTTACGAAGAGGCGCTCACGCATTATCTGCCGGAACGCAAGCGTTACTACAATCTTGGCGCGCACACGCTGTGGATCGGCGATCGCACACGCCAGCTTGACAGCGCGCATGTGGAATATTTTCGCGGCCTCGCCAATCCTGTTGGCGTAAAGATCGGCACGAGCTGCACGCCGGACGAGTTGATTGCGTTGATTCGCGCGCTCAATCCCCAAAATGAGTGGGGGCGCTTGACTTTGATTACGCGTTTAGGGAAAAATGCCATCGGAGAGTTATTGCCGCCGCTGATTCGCGCGGTGCAAAAGCACAAATACCGCGTGCTTTGGTGTTGTGATCCCATGCACGGCAACACCAAAACCACCGCACGCGGCGTCAAAACCCGTGATTTTCGCGATATTCTCTCGGAGCTGGCGCAGTGTTTCGATATCCATCGCCGGAATGAGAGCCACCTCGGCGGCGTGCATTTCGAGTTGACCGGAGAGCCTGTAACCGAGTGCCTGGGCGGCGCCGAGCAAATCGTGGAAGATGATCTTGCCACGAATTATCAAACCTATTGCGACCCGCGCCTGAATTATTCCCAGAGCATGGAAATGGCGTTTCAAATTGCCAGCGCGCACGATGTTCGTGTGCCGAATCTTGCCTGGCCCAGCTTCTAAAATAAAAAAGGCGCAAATCTTCTTGCGCCCTTGCCTGCCCACAAATCTGTTGGAAATTTAAGAATTCAGAAATTTTTCTAGTTTATGCTGCGCACTCTCAAAACGTTAGCACACGTTTTACCTTAAAAACCACCCTGATTTGCAGACAAGGTGCAAATCAAAGCTTCTGCGAAGCAGCAAATAACAGTTCGGCGAAACTCGGTGACCATCGGCGATAAAGTTTTTCACCGAAATGCGCCGAAGTCGCCGAGCATCGCCGAAAAAACTCTGGCAGGATGATTTATCGGCGAATTATTTTGAATCGTTCTGCCGGCAAATCATTCTGCCATAAACTTTCAGAATTTTATTCTAACTTTGAGCGCCTTATGGCATATATCCATCTTCGCCCAGTCATCCCGCGGGGATCTTGTGAAGTTCCAGGCCTGATGCCGAGTACTTCACAAGATTCACCTGACATTTCGAGAGAATACTCCTACTAACTAATTAAGGTAACAGGGCTCTAGCCGCAACGAAAAGAACCGCGAAGGCGCAAAGGCCGCGAAGAATTTTGCCTACTTTCCTTCGCATTCTTTGCGCCTTCGCAGTTTGAATCTTTGCCTTATTTCTAAGACGGAATTTGTAAGCGATCACGCCGCTTTTCAAACAAGTTTTTCAACCTCATTCCTACTTGCCATTTGCTTCTGGCGCCGGGTAGCGCTCAATTTGATTAACCACCGGCTTCACCGTGCGCAGATAGCTGTAAATCGCGCTCAGATCTTCTTCCGTCATGCCCGCGTACATTGTCCACGGCATCACGGTGTTGTCCCCGCCTTGCGGTACGGGAATGTGAGCTGCCGCGGAGTCGGCATATTCTTTAAAGCGTCCGACGAAATAGGCTCGATCCCATGCGCCGATGCCGGTATCCATTTCTGGAGTAATGTTGGCCGTGCGCACGACTTTGCCGTCCGGAAACTTGAACTCCTGTCCGCCGGCGAAATCCATGCCCGGCAAAGCCTGGCCTTTGTCATCAACCGGCGTATGGCAGAAATGGCAACCCGAAACCGTGTTCAAATATTTGCCGTAGGCGAGCGTGTCAGAAGCCGGCGGCCGTGTTTTGGGGGTGTAGGGTTTGGGAATCGTGCGCACGATGAGATTCATGGGGAAGCTAAGCTGCGTGCGCGCCACTTCGTTTTGGATCGGCGGCAGCGTGCGCAAATAAGCGACGATGGCGTGAACATCCTCTTCGCCCAGCTCGTTGTAAATCGGATAAGGCATCATCGGAAAAAGCGGTTCGCCGTTTTTGTCGACGCCGGCAGTGATGGCGCGCGCAATCTCGCCGTCGCTCCAATTTCCGATGGCTGCCGGCGTGATGTTGGGTACACGCAATGTGCCGATGGTCTCCGTCATTTCCTCGCCGCCCTTGCCCTCGGTGCCGGGCGTAACCGGGCCGGAATAGTAACGAAAGTCGCGCGTCGAGTGACAGTCAATACACACCGTCACATGATTTGCCAGATATTCTCCGCGCGCAATGACTTCCGGCGTCGCGGCAACAGTAAGATCGGGCGCGTCGCCGACATTCGGCAAGCCCTGAGTAAGATAAAGCACGCCGCCGATAATCAAGATCACCAGTACGGCCAGAATCCCCACAAAAATTTTGAGCAACTTCTTCATCACGAATTCTCCTCAGAAATGTGAAAACTTAACCAAGTTAAAAACGCCAAAAATAAAACACAGTCAACACGAGGTTAAAAGTGATGCCTCATTGTAGAAATTTTTTGGGTAAGCGGATTGCACGAATAATGCGGATATCGCCTCTTTGCTTTATCCGCGATATTCGAAGAATCCGTTTACAGAATAAAGTTCGCTTCTACTTCAAAAGGGTCATCTTTTTCGTCATCGTCTGCACGCTGCCGTTTGCCGCGGTTGCCGTGAGCCGGTAAAAATAAATGCCGCTGGTGACACGCTTGCCGGCGTCATCCAACCCATTCCAGCGCACGGCATGTGCGCCTGCCGGCTTCATTCCGGATTCGAGCGTTGCCACCCGCCGGCCGTTGACATCGAAAATCGCAAGCGTAACATTGCCCGCCTCCGGCAAGCTGTAGCGAATCGCCGTCTCTGGATTAAAGGGATTGGGATAATTCTGCTCCAGCGCAAAAGCCGCCGGTAAAACCGGATCATTGGACTCGACGTCGGTCGGGCGCTGACCAACAGTATAGCTCACCGGATAAACGCCGCCGTTGAGAATTTGAGCATCGTTGCCGTTGCCGGTCAGGCCGTCGGGAAATAAATCGACATACCAAACCGAAGCCGTGTTGTTTTCAATATAGTGATAATACACGCGCTGATCATTCCGCGAGAACGAGGGGCTGCTCAGCGAGCTGCCGTTATTGGTGATCACGCCTTGTTCGCCGGTGTTGAGATTGACGGCGATGGCTTTCACGGCGCCGGTTTCATCAAAAAAGTCAAAGGCAATGATGTTATCCGTGTTTGAGGCAAACACGGCATTGCCGAGGTTGACGCCGGGCCGTTGCGGCGGGAACAGGCGATTAATCTTGCCGTC
This region of Cytophagia bacterium CHB2 genomic DNA includes:
- a CDS encoding type II toxin-antitoxin system RelE/ParE family toxin, whose translation is MLARYRVRVARRAKIDLLEILNYVARDNPRAADKLEQRFTGSLSSLQHFPERFSKIREKFYTRFVYRHALVSSYRIIFRIWGRDVLVVRIIHQARLLREKMLADKG
- a CDS encoding type II toxin-antitoxin system Phd/YefM family antitoxin, which gives rise to MLEILQKRTISITELESKAGKIVAEARRSGKPYLITQNGKPMALLLDAKSYLDELATEALARQIATGEADIAAGKVEDLEEVLKEVRRARTVSRSRRQARQN
- a CDS encoding 3-deoxy-7-phosphoheptulonate synthase class II encodes the protein MTPWTPESWRTKPISQQPAYPDPAHLERVLSQLRSYPSLVFPGEVDYLKRLLKDAAQGKRFLLQGGDCAERFQDFNSRAIADKLKILLQMSLVLIYGLRKPVVRIGRIAGQFAKPRSAAYETSNGQRLQVFRGDSINSFEPNVKTRVPDPERLLQSYYHAATTINYIRALIEGGFADLHHPDHWNLEFISKSDRRRDYRRLVKRILDSIQFMEALGGVKAEVLGRVDFFISHEGLLLAYEEALTHYLPERKRYYNLGAHTLWIGDRTRQLDSAHVEYFRGLANPVGVKIGTSCTPDELIALIRALNPQNEWGRLTLITRLGKNAIGELLPPLIRAVQKHKYRVLWCCDPMHGNTKTTARGVKTRDFRDILSELAQCFDIHRRNESHLGGVHFELTGEPVTECLGGAEQIVEDDLATNYQTYCDPRLNYSQSMEMAFQIASAHDVRVPNLAWPSF
- a CDS encoding cytochrome c, which codes for MKKLLKIFVGILAVLVILIIGGVLYLTQGLPNVGDAPDLTVAATPEVIARGEYLANHVTVCIDCHSTRDFRYYSGPVTPGTEGKGGEEMTETIGTLRVPNITPAAIGNWSDGEIARAITAGVDKNGEPLFPMMPYPIYNELGEEDVHAIVAYLRTLPPIQNEVARTQLSFPMNLIVRTIPKPYTPKTRPPASDTLAYGKYLNTVSGCHFCHTPVDDKGQALPGMDFAGGQEFKFPDGKVVRTANITPEMDTGIGAWDRAYFVGRFKEYADSAAAHIPVPQGGDNTVMPWTMYAGMTEEDLSAIYSYLRTVKPVVNQIERYPAPEANGK
- a CDS encoding T9SS type A sorting domain-containing protein, producing SPSLAPVQLYTPTSAQGEETGNILYPDRIDWSSDNAVLMYDAFNIYVNASGDTTSYWDINLLRAADGKINRLFPPQRPGVNLGNAVFASNTDNIIAFDFFDETGAVKAIAVNLNTGEQGVITNNGSSLSSPSFSRNDQRVYYHYIENNTASVWYVDLFPDGLTGNGNDAQILNGGVYPVSYTVGQRPTDVESNDPVLPAAFALEQNYPNPFNPETAIRYSLPEAGNVTLAIFDVNGRRVATLESGMKPAGAHAVRWNGLDDAGKRVTSGIYFYRLTATAANGSVQTMTKKMTLLK